The Candidatus Deferrimicrobiaceae bacterium genome includes a region encoding these proteins:
- the rpsF gene encoding 30S ribosomal protein S6, translating to MIRKYETVILFDTEVSEDTRKEFLAKLAAIIVAYKGEVLKQDDWGTRRLAYTINKKVSAFYTFLFYTGDRGVVEEVERNIKIIDGVLRHMTTLCTAEVKAKVAPAPVQEEAPAIPPDATPAPPAPVVE from the coding sequence ATGATCCGCAAGTACGAAACCGTCATTCTTTTCGACACCGAGGTATCCGAGGACACGCGCAAGGAGTTCCTTGCGAAGCTGGCCGCCATCATCGTCGCCTACAAGGGCGAAGTGCTCAAGCAGGACGACTGGGGCACCCGGAGACTCGCCTACACCATCAACAAGAAGGTCAGCGCCTTCTATACCTTCCTTTTCTACACCGGCGATCGCGGCGTGGTCGAGGAAGTCGAGCGCAACATCAAGATCATCGACGGTGTCCTTCGCCACATGACCACCCTCTGTACGGCCGAGGTCAAGGCCAAGGTGGCGCCCGCGCCCGTCCAGGAAGAGGCGCCGGCGATCCCGCCCGACGCGACCCCCGCGCCTCCCGCGCCGGTCGTCGAGTAG
- the rplI gene encoding 50S ribosomal protein L9, with product MKVILREDVDKLGKAGEIVKVADGYGRNFLIPKSFAVQANPRNLKTLEHDRAVIEARAKKSRKAAQGVADKLAAVSLTLSAKAGEEGKLFGAITSRDIADALEKQGVPVDRKLVQLADPIKQLGDYKVKVRLSADLSPEISVSVVAEV from the coding sequence ATGAAAGTGATACTCAGGGAAGACGTCGACAAGTTGGGCAAGGCCGGCGAGATCGTCAAGGTCGCCGACGGCTACGGCCGCAACTTCCTCATCCCCAAGAGCTTCGCGGTGCAGGCCAATCCGCGGAACCTCAAGACGCTCGAGCATGACCGCGCCGTCATCGAGGCGCGTGCGAAGAAGTCCCGCAAGGCCGCCCAGGGCGTCGCCGACAAGCTGGCCGCCGTCTCGCTGACCCTTTCCGCCAAGGCCGGCGAGGAAGGCAAGCTGTTCGGGGCGATCACCTCGCGCGACATCGCCGATGCGCTCGAGAAGCAGGGCGTTCCGGTCGACCGCAAGCTGGTGCAGCTGGCCGACCCGATCAAGCAGCTGGGCGACTACAAGGTCAAGGTCCGCCTTTCGGCCGACCTCTCGCCCGAGATCTCCGTCAGCGTGGTGGCGGAAGTCTAG
- the pth gene encoding aminoacyl-tRNA hydrolase has product MSPNPPRRERDNRRPSRLIVGLGNPGRRYAPTFHNAGFQAIDRLAGTLGIRLHVEGKLEYGIGDAAGEIVMLARPQTYMNLSGTAVASVFRNYAESPEDLVVLHDDLDIPLGDVRLKRGGGAGGHNGLRSLQTELSTPDFLRVRIGVGRPPPGWDAADYVLAPIPEESRDVFESSVASAADAVLDLIRDGFEKASTRWNQKRKASPA; this is encoded by the coding sequence GTGTCGCCGAACCCGCCAAGAAGGGAAAGGGATAACCGGCGCCCCTCCCGCCTGATCGTCGGGCTGGGGAACCCCGGGCGGCGCTACGCGCCGACCTTCCATAACGCGGGGTTTCAGGCCATCGACCGTCTCGCCGGGACGCTGGGCATCCGGCTCCACGTCGAAGGCAAGCTCGAGTACGGCATCGGCGATGCCGCCGGCGAGATCGTGATGCTGGCGCGTCCGCAGACCTACATGAACCTGAGCGGCACGGCGGTCGCTTCCGTCTTCCGGAACTACGCCGAATCGCCCGAAGACCTTGTCGTCCTCCACGACGACCTCGACATCCCGCTCGGGGATGTCCGGCTCAAGCGGGGCGGCGGCGCGGGCGGCCACAACGGGTTACGCTCTTTGCAAACCGAATTGTCGACGCCCGATTTCCTCCGGGTCCGCATCGGGGTCGGTCGTCCCCCCCCGGGGTGGGATGCCGCCGATTACGTGCTCGCCCCGATCCCCGAGGAATCGCGCGACGTTTTCGAAAGCTCGGTCGCCTCCGCGGCCGACGCCGTCCTCGATCTCATCCGGGACGGCTTCGAAAAGGCATCTACGCGCTGGAACCAGAAGCGCAAGGCCTCCCCCGCCTGA
- the ssb gene encoding single-stranded DNA-binding protein, whose product MVTFNRVILAGNLVRDPEIRYLPSGLSVTSFGLAVNERIKKGDAWEEHVSFFDVTVFGKQGENCAEYLSKGRPALVEGRLRQRRWEQDGVKKNKIEIIADNVQFLGAAGKGNGAPEGPRGSSPAAGSGGDAPDEDIPF is encoded by the coding sequence ATGGTCACCTTCAATCGCGTCATCCTCGCAGGAAACCTCGTCCGCGATCCCGAGATCCGCTATCTTCCTTCGGGTCTCTCGGTCACGAGCTTCGGCCTGGCCGTAAACGAACGCATCAAGAAGGGCGATGCATGGGAAGAGCATGTCTCGTTCTTTGACGTCACCGTCTTCGGCAAGCAGGGCGAGAACTGCGCCGAGTACCTTTCCAAGGGGCGCCCGGCGCTCGTCGAGGGGCGTCTCCGGCAGCGTCGCTGGGAGCAGGACGGCGTCAAGAAAAACAAGATCGAGATCATCGCCGACAACGTCCAGTTTCTCGGGGCGGCCGGCAAGGGCAACGGCGCTCCCGAAGGGCCCAGAGGCAGTTCTCCCGCCGCCGGGTCCGGCGGCGATGCGCCCGACGAAGACATCCCATTCTAA
- the rpsR gene encoding 30S ribosomal protein S18, with translation MSTPYKPRPSGPGGREGGPGGKRRYVRKKFCRFCAEKELQLDYKNVYLVKQFVSERGKIVPRRISGTCAKHQRKLTTEIKKARIIALIPFTATQVR, from the coding sequence ATGAGCACACCGTATAAGCCCCGTCCTTCCGGTCCCGGCGGACGGGAGGGCGGTCCCGGAGGGAAACGTCGGTACGTCCGCAAGAAGTTCTGCCGCTTCTGTGCCGAAAAGGAGCTGCAGCTCGACTACAAGAACGTCTACCTGGTCAAGCAGTTCGTCTCCGAGCGCGGCAAGATCGTCCCCCGCCGCATCTCGGGCACCTGCGCCAAGCACCAGCGGAAGCTGACGACCGAGATCAAGAAGGCGCGCATCATCGCCCTGATCCCGTTCACCGCGACCCAGGTCCGGTAG
- the dnaB gene encoding replicative DNA helicase: MSDLRETHGNPGGNLSSSRVPPYNLEAEQSVLASILLNNDLMSNVLELLRPDDFYQGSHRTLFTVMLDLSENGQAIDQLTLSAALSDKGIEKQVGGLSYISELLQSVPTTANLNEYARIVKEKAILRQAIAVAQEITASAYQGVSNVNDFLDQTEQAVFAIAENRIRPSYHSMAEMAKETMKIIEDLYEKKQMITGVPSGFRDLDGITSGFQPSNLIVVAARPGMGKTALCLNIAQNVALQSRIPVAIFSLEMGRQELALRMICSDAHVEATKLRRGFVSQNEFVHVVKSVSKLSQAPIYIDDSGGLSSLELRAKARRLKKDKKIGMLIIDYLQLMSGSGRGNSDNRVQEISDISRGLKSLAKELEIPVIALSQLNRGLEGRTDKRPQLSDLRESGAIEQDADIVLFIHREEMYLKAETPDDKKGTAEIIIGKHRNGPTDTVPLTWLGKYTKFENRATDDFQ; the protein is encoded by the coding sequence ATGTCCGATCTACGCGAAACGCACGGCAATCCCGGGGGGAACCTCTCCTCCTCCCGTGTCCCGCCCTACAACCTCGAGGCCGAGCAGTCGGTCCTGGCCTCGATCCTGCTCAACAACGACCTGATGAGCAACGTCCTCGAGCTGCTGCGTCCCGACGATTTCTATCAGGGCTCGCACCGGACGCTGTTCACCGTGATGCTCGACCTCTCCGAGAACGGGCAGGCGATCGACCAGCTCACCCTGTCGGCCGCCCTTTCCGACAAGGGCATCGAGAAGCAGGTCGGGGGGCTGAGCTACATCTCCGAGCTTCTCCAGTCGGTCCCCACGACGGCCAACCTCAACGAATACGCCCGGATCGTGAAGGAGAAGGCGATCCTGCGGCAGGCCATCGCCGTGGCCCAGGAGATCACGGCCAGCGCCTATCAGGGCGTGAGCAACGTCAACGATTTCCTCGACCAGACCGAGCAGGCGGTCTTCGCGATCGCCGAGAACCGGATCCGCCCTTCCTATCATTCCATGGCCGAGATGGCCAAGGAGACGATGAAGATCATCGAGGATCTCTACGAGAAGAAGCAGATGATCACGGGGGTCCCGTCCGGCTTCCGCGACCTCGACGGGATCACTTCCGGCTTCCAGCCCTCGAACCTCATCGTCGTCGCCGCCCGCCCCGGCATGGGCAAGACCGCGCTCTGCCTCAACATCGCCCAGAACGTGGCGCTCCAGTCCCGCATCCCGGTCGCGATCTTCTCGCTCGAAATGGGGCGGCAGGAGCTGGCGCTCAGGATGATCTGCTCCGACGCGCACGTCGAGGCGACGAAGCTGCGGCGCGGATTCGTCTCCCAGAACGAGTTCGTCCACGTCGTCAAGTCGGTCAGCAAACTGTCCCAGGCGCCGATCTACATCGACGACTCGGGCGGCCTGAGCTCGCTCGAGCTGCGCGCCAAGGCACGGCGGCTCAAGAAGGACAAGAAGATCGGGATGCTCATCATCGACTACCTCCAGCTCATGAGCGGGTCCGGACGGGGCAATTCCGACAACCGGGTCCAGGAGATCTCCGATATCTCGCGCGGCCTGAAATCGCTGGCCAAGGAGCTCGAGATCCCGGTCATCGCGCTGTCGCAGCTCAACCGGGGCCTCGAGGGCCGCACCGACAAGCGCCCGCAGCTGTCCGACCTGCGCGAGTCTGGCGCCATTGAGCAGGACGCCGACATCGTGCTCTTCATCCACCGGGAGGAGATGTACCTGAAAGCCGAGACGCCCGACGACAAGAAGGGGACGGCCGAGATCATCATCGGGAAGCACCGGAACGGGCCGACCGACACCGTGCCTTTGACGTGGCTCGGGAAGTACACCAAGTTCGAGAATCGCGCGACCGACGATTTCCAGTAG
- the spoVG gene encoding septation regulator SpoVG, producing MQITEVKVYPVFDNEKLKGYATIIFDDCFVVRDLKVIQGTSGMFVAMPSKKTKDGSYRDTAHPLNNETRDMIEQAVLGEYGREASVLDAVAAAQ from the coding sequence ATGCAGATCACGGAAGTGAAGGTCTATCCGGTATTCGACAACGAGAAGCTGAAGGGGTACGCCACGATCATCTTCGACGACTGCTTCGTCGTCAGGGATCTCAAGGTCATCCAGGGAACCAGCGGCATGTTCGTGGCCATGCCGAGCAAGAAGACCAAGGACGGCAGTTACCGGGACACGGCGCACCCGCTCAACAACGAGACGCGAGACATGATCGAGCAGGCCGTGCTCGGCGAATACGGGCGGGAGGCCTCCGTGCTTGACGCTGTAGCCGCCGCCCAGTAA
- a CDS encoding 50S ribosomal protein L25: MAIVELAATIRQGIGKQANRKAKHAGRVPGVIYGKGLPSRNLEFERRPLEKYLSKAKHGTVIVKMSVLDGAESSESFAVLKEFQFHPVTDSVTHVDFYEVAAGKKFNVEVPLRVKGKPAGVEFGGILEVMIRSLEIRCTPDNVPEFIEIDVSELNLGDTLHLGALAFPEGVKPVEKDLKMAIAAVHTPKDEAVKASEEGAAVEAPAAASVAEPAKKGKG; the protein is encoded by the coding sequence ATGGCAATCGTCGAATTGGCGGCTACGATCCGCCAGGGTATCGGGAAGCAGGCCAACCGGAAGGCCAAGCATGCAGGACGCGTCCCGGGCGTGATCTATGGCAAGGGGCTTCCGAGCCGCAATCTCGAATTCGAGCGCCGGCCGCTCGAAAAGTATCTTTCCAAGGCCAAGCACGGCACGGTCATCGTCAAGATGAGCGTGCTCGACGGGGCCGAGTCGAGCGAGTCGTTCGCGGTCCTCAAGGAATTCCAGTTCCATCCGGTGACCGACAGCGTGACCCACGTCGACTTCTACGAGGTCGCGGCCGGCAAGAAGTTCAACGTCGAGGTTCCGCTCCGCGTCAAGGGCAAGCCGGCGGGGGTCGAGTTCGGTGGCATCCTCGAGGTCATGATCCGGTCGCTCGAGATCCGCTGCACCCCCGACAACGTCCCCGAGTTCATCGAGATCGACGTGTCCGAGCTTAACCTCGGCGATACGCTCCACCTTGGCGCGCTGGCCTTCCCCGAAGGCGTGAAGCCGGTCGAGAAGGACCTCAAGATGGCCATCGCCGCGGTCCACACGCCCAAGGACGAGGCCGTGAAGGCATCCGAAGAGGGCGCCGCCGTCGAAGCGCCGGCAGCAGCCAGTGTCGCCGAACCCGCCAAGAAGGGAAAGGGATAA
- a CDS encoding ribose-phosphate pyrophosphokinase, translating into MTRLKLISGNANIDLAKEIAAHLCIPLATTVAKRFSDGEINVEIRENVRGADVFIIQPTCSPANDHLMELLVLIDALKRASAKRINAVIPYYGYARQDRKVLPRAPITAKLVADLLTAAGVNRVITMDLHAGQIQGFFNIPVDHLYSAPVMLEYIKSRFANEGDIVVVSPDAGGVERARAFAKRLNASLAIIDKRRVAPNVAEVMNIIGAVEGKTAIMLDDIVDTAGTLVQAADALTAKGVKAVYACATHAVLSGPAIERIENSQIRELVVANTIPLGDKTACKKIKVLSVANLLGEAIKRIHFHDSVSSLFV; encoded by the coding sequence GTGACCAGGCTAAAGCTTATTTCAGGAAACGCAAACATCGACCTCGCGAAAGAGATCGCGGCCCACCTCTGCATCCCGCTGGCGACCACGGTGGCCAAGCGGTTCAGCGACGGCGAGATCAACGTCGAGATCCGCGAGAACGTCCGCGGCGCCGACGTATTCATCATCCAGCCGACCTGCAGCCCCGCCAATGATCACCTGATGGAGTTGCTCGTCCTGATCGACGCGCTCAAGCGCGCCTCGGCCAAGCGCATCAACGCGGTCATTCCTTACTACGGATACGCCCGGCAAGACCGCAAGGTCCTTCCGAGGGCCCCCATCACGGCCAAGCTGGTGGCCGACCTCCTCACGGCGGCCGGCGTCAACCGCGTGATCACGATGGATCTCCACGCCGGCCAGATCCAGGGATTCTTCAACATTCCGGTCGACCATCTCTACTCGGCGCCGGTGATGCTCGAATACATCAAGTCCAGGTTCGCCAACGAGGGCGACATCGTCGTGGTCTCCCCCGATGCCGGCGGCGTCGAGCGGGCCCGGGCGTTCGCCAAGCGGCTCAACGCATCGCTGGCCATCATCGACAAGCGGCGGGTCGCGCCCAACGTCGCCGAGGTCATGAACATCATCGGCGCGGTCGAGGGCAAGACCGCGATCATGCTCGACGACATCGTCGACACGGCCGGCACACTCGTCCAGGCGGCCGACGCGCTGACCGCCAAGGGCGTCAAGGCGGTCTATGCCTGTGCGACGCACGCCGTCCTGTCCGGCCCCGCCATCGAGCGAATCGAGAACTCGCAGATCCGTGAGCTCGTCGTCGCCAACACCATCCCGCTGGGTGACAAGACGGCCTGCAAGAAGATCAAGGTGCTCTCCGTGGCCAACCTGCTGGGCGAGGCCATCAAGCGCATCCATTTCCACGATTCTGTCAGTTCGCTGTTCGTATAG